The genomic window TCGTCATCCCGATGGTGCTCTCGCCGCTGGTCGGCTTCGGCCTGGGCTACCTGTTCATGCTGGTCATCCTGTGGACCTTCCGGCGGGCCAACGTCTCCCGCGCGAACCGCGGCTTCCGCTACGCGCAGATCGTCAGCTCGGCCACCATGGCGCTGGGGCACGGCCTGCAGGACGCCCAGAAGACGATGGGCATCATCACGCTGGCGCTGTTCACCGCCGGGGAGATCGACGACTTCGAGGTGCCCCTCTGGGTCGTGCTGGCGGCCGCCGGCGCGATCAGCGCGGGCACCTACGCCGGCGGCTTCCGCATCATGCGCACCCTCGGCCGGCGGATCATCCAGCTCACCCCCGCGGGCGGCTTCGCCGCGCAGACGGTCGCCTCCAGCGTCATGGTCACCACCGCGACGGTCTTCGCCGTCCCGGTCTCGACCACGCACATCACGACGACGTCGATCATGGGCGTCGGGTCGACCCGGCGGCTGTCGGCGGTGCGCTGGGGCGTGGCCGGCAACATCGTCGTCGCGTGGGTCGTCACCCTGCCCGCGGCCGGTGCGGTGGCGGCGCTGGCCTACCTCGTGACCGACCTCGTCGTCGGCTGACCCTCCCCCACGGAGCCCCCCGCAGCGGACCCCCGGCCGACCGGCCGGGGGTCCGTTGCGTCGTGCGCGCGAGGTGACCGGGACCTCTCGCCCCGCCCGTCGCATATCCCGATCGATCTGGTAGACATAGACCCCGTGGCGGCGACGGCGGTGCTCCTGGTGGGGCGGATCCACGTCGACCTGCTGCGCGTGTGCACGGCCACCTGTCCCGGCCGCTGACTCCCGCGCCCGTCGGCGCATCCCCCTCGCCCGTCCCGCGACGAGTCGCGCCCTGCTGCGCGCCCGCGGCCCCCTGAGACCAGGAGCCCCACCCCGTGAAGACCCTCATCGTGCTCGCCCTCGCCGGGCTGGGCGCCCAGCTCGTCGACGGGAGCCTGGGCATGGCCTACGGCGTCACCTCGACGACGCTGCTGCTCGCCTTCGGCACCAACCCCGCCGCCGCCTCGGCCACGGTCCACTTCGCCGAGATCGGCACCAGCCTGATGTCGGGCGTCGCCCACTGGAAGTTCGGCAACGTCGACTGGAAGGTCGTCGCCAAGGTCGGCGTCCCGGGTGCCGTCGGCGCGTTCCTCGGCGCGCAGGTCCTCTCCGGTCTGTCCACCGAGGTCGCCGCGCCGGTGATGTCGCTCATCCTCCTCGCGCTCGGCGCCTACCTGCTGGTCCGCTTCACCCTCCGCGGTATCGACCGCCGCAACCTCGGCAAGCCGGTCCGCAAGCGCTTCCTCGGCCCGCTCGGCCTGGTCGCCGGCTTCGTCGACGCGACCGGCGGCGGCGGCTGGGGCCCGGTGGGCACCCCGGCACTGCTGGCCAGCGGCCGGATGGAGCCGCGCAAGGTGATCGGCTCGATCGACACCTCCGAGTTCCTCGTCGCGCTGGCCGCCAGCCTGGGGTTCCTGCTCGCGCTCGGCTCGCAGGGCGTCAACTGGACG from Geodermatophilus normandii includes these protein-coding regions:
- a CDS encoding inorganic phosphate transporter; amino-acid sequence: MDAAFVALVVIVVVALAFDYTNGFHDAANAIAVAVSTKALTPRVALALAAVMNLVGALLSTEVAKTVGEGIIDAPVGGEGLEIVFAALVGAITWNMITWYFGLPSSSSHALIGGLVGAALAAAHSVQWMGILDKVVIPMVLSPLVGFGLGYLFMLVILWTFRRANVSRANRGFRYAQIVSSATMALGHGLQDAQKTMGIITLALFTAGEIDDFEVPLWVVLAAAGAISAGTYAGGFRIMRTLGRRIIQLTPAGGFAAQTVASSVMVTTATVFAVPVSTTHITTTSIMGVGSTRRLSAVRWGVAGNIVVAWVVTLPAAGAVAALAYLVTDLVVG
- a CDS encoding sulfite exporter TauE/SafE family protein; the encoded protein is MKTLIVLALAGLGAQLVDGSLGMAYGVTSTTLLLAFGTNPAAASATVHFAEIGTSLMSGVAHWKFGNVDWKVVAKVGVPGAVGAFLGAQVLSGLSTEVAAPVMSLILLALGAYLLVRFTLRGIDRRNLGKPVRKRFLGPLGLVAGFVDATGGGGWGPVGTPALLASGRMEPRKVIGSIDTSEFLVALAASLGFLLALGSQGVNWTWALGLLAGGLVAAPLAAWLVRHVPPRLLGSLVGGMIVLTNTRTLLRSDWIDAPDAVRYAVYAVIYVIWAAAVAHSFRQYRKDRAQESADALAAEAARLAEQPELHTPDAADAADLERSLRAGRPADPRD